In Candidatus Dormiibacterota bacterium, the following proteins share a genomic window:
- the nuoE gene encoding NADH-quinone oxidoreductase subunit NuoE: MLAAQTRAEIEHARGRYPHPRSAILPSLWAVQHELGWLPPEAMAEVAELLGLAPSEVQAVATFYSMYFKRPPGRHHILVCVNAACALRGADETAAHIEQRLGCPSGTTTADGMFTWESTIECLGGCGGAPMMQVDHHFEEHLTPQRIDTILARVAAQPAAHRDGPPSRVPNPPAANTPPPPTAEGPPSAGAAG, from the coding sequence ATGCTCGCGGCCCAGACCAGGGCGGAGATCGAGCACGCGCGTGGCCGCTACCCGCACCCGCGGTCGGCGATCCTGCCGTCGCTGTGGGCGGTGCAGCACGAGCTCGGCTGGCTGCCTCCGGAGGCGATGGCCGAGGTCGCCGAGCTGCTCGGGCTCGCCCCCAGCGAGGTCCAGGCGGTGGCGACCTTCTACTCGATGTACTTCAAGCGCCCGCCCGGCCGGCACCACATCCTGGTCTGCGTGAACGCGGCCTGCGCGCTGCGCGGCGCCGACGAGACCGCCGCCCACATCGAGCAGCGGCTCGGCTGCCCCTCGGGGACCACCACCGCCGACGGGATGTTCACCTGGGAGAGCACGATCGAGTGCCTGGGTGGCTGCGGCGGGGCGCCGATGATGCAGGTCGACCACCACTTCGAGGAGCACCTGACCCCGCAGCGGATCGACACGATCCTGGCGCGGGTCGCCGCCCAGCCCGCCGCCCACCGCGACGGGCCGCCCTCCCGGGTGCCCAATCCGCCTGCCGCGAACACGCCGCCCCCGCCCACCGCCGAGGGACCGCCCTCGGCGGGTGCGGCCGGGTAG